One region of Flavobacterium sp. KACC 22763 genomic DNA includes:
- the uvrA gene encoding excinuclease ABC subunit UvrA: MLDKDNTIEVLGARVHNLKNIDISIPREKLVVITGLSGSGKSSLAFDTIYAEGQRRYVETFSAYARQFLGGLERPDVDKIDGLSPVIAIEQKTTSKSPRSTVGTITEIYDFLRLLYARGADAYSYNTGEKMVSYSDEQIKDLIIQDYSGKRINILAPVIKARKGHYAELFQQITKQGFLKVRVNGEVQDLVAGMKLDRYKTHDIEIVVDRMVIEDNSDTQKRLSESINTAMHHGEDVLMILDQDSNEVRYFSRNLMCPSTGISYQNPEPNLFSFNSPKGACPHCNGLGTVHEINVKKIIPNPKLSIKAGGFAPLGEYKSSWIFKQLETIGEKFGFKITDPIEKIPEEAMQMILYGGKDKFSINSKDLGVTREYKIDFEGISNFIKNQYDESATTSIKRWAKDFMDEINCPVCDGSRLKKEALFFRVNEKNITELCDMDISDLTAWFQDLNSHLTDKQLLIASEVVKEIKDRLNFLMNVGLNYLALSRSSKSLSGGEAQRIRLATQIGSQLVGVLYILDEPSIGLHQRDNEKLIHSLEQLRDIGNSVIVVEHDKDMIETADYVIDIGPKAGKYGGEIISIGTPKETLASNTITAQYLNGKMKFDIPKKRRKGNGKFLKLTGATGNNLKNVSIEIPLGQLTCVTGVSGSGKSTLINETLYPILNAYYFNGVKKPQPYKKIEGLEHIDKVIDIDQSPIGRTPRSNPATYTEVFTEIRNLFTMTSESMIRGYKAGRFSFNVKGGRCETCEGSGVRTIEMNFLPDVYVECETCQGKRFNRETLEIRYKGKSISDVLDMTVDEAVPFFENIPKIYRKIKTIQDVGLGYITLGQQSTTLSGGEAQRIKLAGELSKKDTGNTFYILDEPTTGLHFEDIRVLMEVINKLVDKGNTILVIEHNMDVIKLADYIIDIGPEGGKGGGQLVAKGTPEEVAQNKKSYTAKFLKKELE, from the coding sequence ATGCTAGATAAAGACAATACTATTGAAGTTCTTGGTGCAAGAGTTCATAATCTAAAAAATATCGATATATCTATTCCGCGTGAAAAACTGGTTGTAATTACTGGTTTATCAGGTTCGGGAAAATCTTCTTTGGCATTTGATACTATTTATGCTGAGGGGCAGCGTCGCTATGTTGAAACGTTTTCTGCCTATGCGAGACAATTCCTTGGCGGATTGGAGCGCCCTGATGTAGATAAAATCGACGGCCTTTCTCCTGTAATTGCGATTGAACAAAAAACAACAAGTAAAAGTCCGCGCTCTACGGTTGGAACGATTACTGAAATTTACGATTTCCTTAGACTTTTATATGCACGTGGTGCAGATGCGTACAGTTATAACACGGGCGAAAAAATGGTTTCGTACTCTGATGAACAGATTAAAGATCTGATTATTCAGGATTATAGCGGAAAACGAATCAATATTCTAGCGCCAGTAATTAAAGCCAGAAAAGGGCATTATGCGGAATTATTCCAGCAGATTACCAAACAAGGATTCTTGAAAGTTCGTGTAAACGGCGAAGTTCAAGATTTGGTTGCAGGAATGAAATTGGATCGTTACAAAACACACGATATTGAGATTGTTGTTGATAGAATGGTAATCGAAGATAATTCTGATACGCAAAAAAGATTATCAGAAAGCATCAATACTGCGATGCATCACGGTGAAGATGTCTTGATGATTTTAGATCAGGATTCTAATGAAGTGCGTTATTTCAGCCGTAATTTAATGTGTCCTTCAACAGGAATATCGTACCAAAATCCAGAACCAAATTTATTCTCTTTCAACTCTCCAAAAGGTGCTTGTCCGCATTGCAATGGATTGGGAACAGTACACGAAATCAACGTTAAAAAGATTATTCCGAATCCGAAATTATCTATAAAAGCAGGTGGTTTTGCTCCGCTTGGCGAATACAAATCTTCATGGATTTTCAAACAATTGGAAACTATTGGAGAAAAATTCGGATTTAAAATTACGGATCCGATTGAAAAGATTCCAGAAGAAGCCATGCAAATGATTTTGTATGGCGGAAAAGATAAATTTTCAATCAACTCAAAAGATCTTGGCGTAACAAGGGAATATAAAATTGATTTTGAGGGAATTTCCAACTTCATCAAAAATCAATATGACGAAAGTGCCACAACCAGCATAAAACGTTGGGCAAAAGATTTTATGGACGAAATTAACTGTCCTGTTTGTGATGGCTCACGCCTTAAAAAAGAAGCATTATTTTTTAGGGTAAATGAAAAAAATATCACCGAATTGTGTGATATGGATATTTCAGATTTAACAGCTTGGTTTCAAGATTTAAATAGCCATTTGACAGACAAACAGCTTTTAATTGCATCTGAAGTTGTAAAAGAAATCAAAGACCGTTTGAATTTCTTGATGAATGTTGGTTTGAATTATCTGGCTTTAAGCCGAAGTTCAAAATCGCTTTCTGGTGGTGAAGCACAGCGTATTCGTCTAGCAACACAAATTGGTTCGCAATTGGTTGGCGTTTTATATATTTTGGATGAACCAAGTATTGGTTTACACCAAAGAGATAATGAAAAACTAATTCATTCTTTGGAACAATTACGCGATATCGGAAACTCTGTTATTGTGGTTGAACACGATAAAGACATGATCGAAACAGCAGATTATGTTATTGATATTGGCCCAAAAGCGGGTAAATATGGTGGAGAAATCATCAGTATTGGGACACCGAAAGAAACTTTAGCTTCGAACACTATTACCGCTCAATATTTGAATGGTAAAATGAAATTTGACATTCCGAAGAAAAGGAGAAAAGGAAATGGCAAATTCTTAAAACTGACTGGAGCAACAGGAAATAACTTAAAAAATGTTTCTATTGAAATTCCATTAGGTCAATTAACCTGTGTTACAGGAGTTTCTGGAAGTGGAAAATCGACTTTAATTAACGAAACGCTTTATCCTATTTTAAATGCGTATTATTTTAATGGCGTAAAAAAACCGCAACCTTATAAAAAGATTGAAGGTTTAGAACATATCGACAAAGTAATTGATATTGACCAAAGTCCGATTGGAAGAACACCACGTTCGAATCCTGCAACATATACAGAGGTTTTCACTGAAATCAGAAATCTGTTCACTATGACTTCTGAAAGTATGATTCGTGGTTATAAAGCAGGACGTTTTAGCTTTAACGTAAAAGGCGGACGTTGCGAAACCTGCGAAGGTTCTGGTGTAAGAACAATCGAAATGAACTTTTTACCGGACGTTTACGTAGAATGTGAAACGTGTCAAGGCAAACGTTTCAACAGAGAAACTTTAGAAATTAGATATAAAGGGAAATCTATTTCTGATGTTTTGGATATGACGGTTGATGAAGCGGTTCCGTTTTTTGAAAACATTCCGAAGATTTATAGAAAAATCAAAACCATTCAAGATGTTGGTTTGGGCTACATTACACTTGGTCAGCAAAGCACAACACTTTCGGGTGGTGAAGCACAACGTATTAAATTGGCAGGAGAATTGTCTAAAAAAGATACTGGAAATACATTTTATATTCTAGATGAGCCAACAACAGGTTTGCACTTTGAAGACATTCGCGTTTTGATGGAAGTAATCAATAAATTGGTTGATAAAGGAAATACAATTTTGGTAATCGAACATAATATGGACGTTATCAAACTTGCCGATTATATTATTGACATTGGTCCAGAAGGCGGAAAAGGCGGCGGTCAATTGGTTGCCAAAGGAACGCCAGAAGAAGTGGCTCAGAATAAAAAGAGTTATACGGCTAAGTTTTTGAAAAAAGAGCTAGAGTAA
- a CDS encoding TIGR00730 family Rossman fold protein, with protein MRLEDFDNDEDKVIQDRLKQRTWNEIKTNDSWAIFKIMSEFVNGYEAMGRIGPCVSIFGSARTKPDDKYYQLAEKIAYKISKAGYGVITGGGPGIMEAGNKGAHLGGGTSVGLNIELPFEQHFNPYIDHDKNLNFDYFFVRKVMFVKYSQGFVVMPGGFGTLDEMFEAITLIQTKKIGKFPIILVGVEFWSGLIEWVKTVLVEKMHTVSPEDLNLFKIVDTEDEVVEALDKFYKKYDLSPNF; from the coding sequence ATGAGATTAGAAGATTTTGATAATGATGAAGATAAAGTAATTCAGGATCGTTTGAAACAAAGAACCTGGAATGAAATTAAAACCAATGACAGCTGGGCAATTTTTAAAATTATGTCTGAGTTTGTAAATGGTTACGAAGCAATGGGACGTATTGGTCCTTGTGTTTCTATTTTTGGATCGGCAAGAACAAAACCAGATGACAAGTACTATCAATTGGCAGAAAAAATCGCTTATAAAATCAGTAAAGCAGGTTACGGTGTGATTACAGGAGGTGGTCCCGGAATTATGGAAGCTGGAAATAAAGGTGCGCATTTGGGCGGAGGAACTTCGGTTGGTTTAAATATCGAACTTCCGTTTGAACAGCATTTTAATCCGTATATTGATCACGATAAAAACTTGAATTTCGACTATTTCTTTGTGAGAAAAGTAATGTTCGTAAAGTATTCGCAAGGGTTTGTAGTTATGCCAGGAGGTTTTGGAACTTTGGACGAAATGTTTGAAGCAATCACTTTGATTCAGACTAAGAAAATTGGAAAATTCCCTATTATTCTAGTTGGAGTTGAATTCTGGTCTGGCTTGATCGAATGGGTTAAAACTGTTTTGGTTGAAAAAATGCATACAGTAAGCCCTGAAGATTTGAATTTATTTAAAATTGTAGACACAGAAGACGAAGTTGTAGAAGCATTGGATAAATTCTACAAAAAGTACGATTTAAGTCCGAATTTCTAA
- a CDS encoding aminopeptidase: MEVAVNLELKTLNIKQDITYHNNTNDTLTSIVLNDWNNAFADKNTPLAKRFSDEFYRGFHLAKAADRGKTTIINLTETNFSALEWERSAADPDYVTVRLNRKLLPNEKIDLHLNYIVKIPNDKFTHFGFTQNGGMALKNWFLSPARFENGFFVKYNNFNLDDIANAVSDYEVEIKIPNQYSITTDLNSVSKDSTNQGYSIYSFSGKNRTDLNLYIEKQNSFRTYDNGSLQVLTNLKNKKIDEYQKAIIINRVVSYAEKFIGKYPHERITVSQADYDRNPFYGLNQLPSFISPFQDDFIFEIQFLKTFLNNYLKSSLRLDPRKDNWVYDGIQIYTMMKYMEEHHQDEKMLGKLSDMKLFKSYHITNLTFNEQYSYYYMLMARKNLDQPLGDPKNTLIKFNEQIASKYRAGLSLSYLDDYLNHDIVPKSVKEFYNLNQIGQSNRYDFEKILTQKSQKNIDWFFKTIIDSRDIIDYKFSNVSRTADSITFSIKNKTGIYAPIPIYGVKKKEVVFKQWIEPKTKDSVYEISRKNADKIVINYDNEVPEYNQRNNWRSLKHVSLNRPLKFNFAKDLEDPYYNQILYIPTLNYNLYDGFTPGVRFQNKTILDKPFNFDINPAYSIKAGTISGSSAFSWNQYYRNSTLFNVRYSISQNYFHYAPDATYLRLNPMVVFRIREKDFRDNRKQTFLFRQVIVNREASSYITDNSEPNYSVFNARYANTKTELIDHFSFMTDLQFSGGFGKVAGEVEYRRLFENNKKLNLRLYAGSFLYNTTNSDYFSFGLDRPTDYLFDYNLFGRSESTGFFSQQYVIAEGGFKSQLEPSYANQWMATLNASYAVWNWVELYGDIGFLKNKHQSEFFAYDSGVRLNLVPDYFELYFPVYSNNGWEITQPKYNEKIRFIITFSPKTLVTLFTRKWF, encoded by the coding sequence ATGGAAGTGGCGGTAAATCTTGAACTTAAAACACTGAACATAAAACAGGATATTACGTATCATAATAATACAAATGATACTCTGACTTCAATTGTTTTGAATGATTGGAATAATGCTTTTGCAGACAAAAATACGCCCTTGGCAAAACGTTTTTCTGATGAATTCTACAGAGGTTTCCACTTGGCGAAAGCGGCAGATAGAGGAAAAACCACAATTATAAATCTGACTGAAACCAATTTTTCAGCTCTTGAATGGGAAAGAAGTGCTGCAGATCCTGACTATGTTACGGTTCGATTGAATCGTAAACTTCTTCCAAACGAAAAAATTGATTTGCATCTTAATTATATTGTAAAAATTCCAAACGATAAGTTTACTCATTTTGGATTTACTCAAAATGGCGGTATGGCATTAAAAAATTGGTTTTTAAGTCCTGCCCGTTTTGAAAATGGCTTTTTTGTAAAGTACAACAATTTCAATCTGGATGATATTGCCAACGCCGTAAGTGATTATGAAGTGGAAATTAAGATTCCTAATCAGTATTCCATAACGACCGATTTAAATTCGGTTTCGAAAGATTCAACCAATCAGGGCTATAGTATTTATTCTTTTTCAGGCAAAAACAGAACCGATCTAAATCTTTATATCGAAAAGCAAAATAGCTTTAGAACTTATGACAATGGCTCTTTACAGGTTCTAACGAATTTAAAAAATAAAAAAATAGACGAATACCAGAAAGCTATTATTATTAATCGCGTGGTTTCTTATGCTGAGAAGTTTATTGGCAAATATCCGCACGAAAGAATTACCGTTTCTCAGGCAGATTATGATAGAAATCCATTTTATGGTTTAAATCAGTTGCCCTCTTTTATCAGTCCATTTCAAGACGACTTTATTTTTGAAATTCAATTTCTAAAGACTTTTTTAAACAATTACCTCAAAAGCAGTCTGCGTTTAGATCCTAGAAAAGATAATTGGGTTTATGACGGAATCCAGATTTATACCATGATGAAGTACATGGAAGAACATCATCAGGATGAAAAAATGCTGGGAAAACTTTCAGATATGAAACTCTTTAAAAGTTATCATATTACCAATCTGACTTTTAATGAGCAATACAGTTATTATTATATGCTTATGGCGCGTAAAAACTTGGATCAGCCTCTTGGTGATCCAAAAAATACGCTCATAAAATTTAACGAACAAATTGCCAGTAAATATCGTGCAGGTTTAAGTTTGAGTTATTTGGATGATTACCTTAATCATGACATTGTTCCTAAAAGTGTAAAAGAATTTTACAATCTTAACCAAATTGGACAGTCTAATCGATACGATTTTGAAAAAATCTTAACTCAAAAGAGCCAAAAAAATATCGATTGGTTCTTTAAAACCATTATCGATTCGAGAGATATTATCGATTATAAATTTTCTAATGTTTCCAGAACGGCAGATAGCATTACGTTTTCGATTAAAAATAAAACCGGAATCTACGCTCCTATTCCAATTTATGGAGTTAAAAAGAAGGAAGTAGTTTTTAAACAATGGATAGAGCCCAAAACAAAAGATTCAGTTTACGAAATCAGCAGAAAAAATGCAGATAAAATTGTCATTAATTATGACAATGAAGTTCCAGAGTACAACCAGAGAAACAATTGGAGATCTCTAAAACATGTTTCTCTGAACCGTCCTTTAAAATTTAATTTTGCTAAAGATTTAGAAGACCCATACTACAATCAGATTTTATATATTCCGACATTAAACTATAACTTATATGATGGTTTTACACCGGGAGTTCGTTTTCAAAATAAAACCATTTTAGACAAACCTTTTAATTTTGATATTAATCCGGCGTATTCCATAAAGGCAGGAACAATTTCTGGTTCGTCAGCCTTTTCATGGAATCAGTACTATAGAAACAGTACTTTATTCAATGTCCGATATTCTATCAGTCAAAATTATTTTCATTATGCGCCAGACGCTACTTATTTGAGATTAAATCCAATGGTGGTGTTTCGCATACGCGAAAAAGATTTCAGAGATAATAGAAAACAAACATTTTTATTTCGCCAGGTTATTGTAAACCGTGAAGCCAGCAGTTATATAACAGATAATTCAGAACCAAATTATTCAGTATTTAATGCGCGTTATGCTAATACAAAAACAGAATTAATTGATCATTTTAGCTTTATGACCGATCTGCAGTTTTCTGGAGGATTCGGAAAAGTTGCGGGAGAAGTAGAATACAGAAGATTGTTTGAAAACAATAAAAAGTTAAACTTAAGATTATACGCAGGAAGTTTCTTGTACAACACAACAAATTCAGATTATTTCAGTTTTGGCTTAGACCGTCCGACTGATTATTTATTTGATTATAATTTATTTGGAAGATCAGAAAGCACAGGATTTTTTAGCCAACAATATGTAATTGCCGAAGGAGGTTTCAAATCACAATTAGAGCCTTCTTACGCCAATCAATGGATGGCAACTCTAAACGCAAGTTATGCCGTATGGAACTGGGTTGAGCTTTACGGAGACATTGGTTTCTTGAAAAACAAACACCAAAGTGAGTTCTTTGCCTACGATTCTGGAGTGCGTTTAAATCTTGTTCCTGACTACTTTGAACTCTATTTCCCTGTTTATTCTAATAATGGATGGGAAATAACACAGCCTAAATACAATGAAAAAATACGATTTATAATCACATTTTCACCAAAAACGTTAGTCACACTTTTTACCCGAAAATGGTTTTAA
- a CDS encoding alpha-ketoacid dehydrogenase subunit alpha/beta, with product MIKEKSNTTLTFEDFKTEVLNDYRIAVTSRECSLLGRKEVLTGKAKFGIFGDGKEVPQLAMAKAFKNGDFRSGYYRDQTFMMAIGELDAKQFFAGLYGHTDLAFDPMSAGRQMGGHFVTHSLNEDGSWKDLTKQKNSSSDISPTAGQMPRLLGLAQASKIYRNVDGITIKDKFSVNGNEVAWGTIGNASTSEGLFFETINAAGVLQVPMVMSVWDDEYGISVHAKHQTTKENISEILKGYQRDEDSKGYEIFRVKGWDYAELVSTYERAGAIAREEHIPVLIHVNELTQPQGHSTSGSHERYKSAERLAWERDFDCIRQMRLWMIAINIASPEELAELDFELKKEVLEAKKEAWNSFINPIIDEQKNLLALLEQIAEASINHKERIKKLISELAAIKAPLKKELLVYARKILRFIEVPNSKVLLSNWITRFLNETQEKFSSNLHSESNQNVFSVEKVLPKYAENAKPDLDGRMILRDNFDAIFAKYPETLIFGEDVGNIGDVNQGLEGMQEKYGELRVADVGIREATIIGQGIGMALRGLRPIAEIQYLDYLLYAIQIMSDDLATLQYRTVGKQKAPLIIRTRGHRLEGIWHSGSPMGMIINAIRGIHVLVPRDMTQAAGFYNTLLECDEPALVIECLNGYRLKEKTPLNFGEFKTPIGVVETLREGSDITLVSYGSTLRLVMQAANELAEKGIDCEVIDVQSLLPFDISKDIVKSIAKTNRLLVIDEDVPGGASAFILQQILEEQDAYKHLDSKPQTLAAKAHRPAYGTDGDYFSKPSAEDIYEKIYDMMHEVNPSKYPALYQ from the coding sequence ATGATAAAAGAAAAAAGCAATACTACACTGACATTTGAAGATTTCAAAACTGAGGTATTGAATGACTATAGAATTGCGGTAACAAGCCGTGAATGTAGTCTTTTAGGTCGAAAAGAAGTATTAACCGGAAAAGCTAAATTTGGTATTTTCGGAGACGGAAAAGAAGTGCCACAGCTGGCAATGGCCAAAGCTTTTAAGAATGGAGACTTCCGTTCTGGATACTATCGCGATCAAACTTTTATGATGGCTATTGGCGAATTGGATGCTAAACAATTTTTCGCTGGTTTATATGGTCATACTGATTTAGCTTTTGATCCAATGTCTGCGGGAAGACAAATGGGCGGACACTTTGTAACGCACAGTTTAAACGAAGACGGTTCTTGGAAAGACTTAACGAAACAAAAAAATTCAAGTTCAGATATATCTCCTACTGCTGGTCAAATGCCTAGATTATTGGGATTGGCTCAAGCTTCAAAAATTTACCGAAACGTAGACGGAATTACCATTAAAGATAAGTTTTCTGTAAACGGAAACGAAGTTGCTTGGGGAACTATTGGTAATGCGAGTACTTCTGAAGGTTTATTTTTTGAAACCATAAATGCTGCGGGAGTTTTACAAGTTCCGATGGTAATGAGTGTTTGGGATGATGAATACGGAATTTCAGTTCACGCTAAACACCAAACTACTAAAGAGAATATTTCTGAAATTTTAAAAGGATATCAACGCGATGAAGATTCTAAAGGTTACGAAATCTTTAGGGTTAAAGGCTGGGATTATGCTGAGTTGGTTTCTACTTACGAAAGAGCCGGAGCCATTGCACGCGAAGAACATATTCCTGTTTTAATTCACGTAAACGAATTGACACAACCTCAAGGCCACTCTACTTCTGGTTCTCATGAACGTTACAAAAGTGCAGAAAGACTGGCTTGGGAAAGAGATTTTGACTGTATTCGCCAAATGCGTCTTTGGATGATTGCTATTAATATTGCTTCTCCAGAGGAATTGGCAGAACTTGATTTCGAATTAAAGAAAGAAGTTCTAGAAGCTAAAAAAGAAGCTTGGAACAGCTTCATTAATCCAATTATTGATGAGCAAAAGAATCTTTTAGCTTTATTGGAGCAAATTGCTGAAGCAAGCATCAATCATAAAGAAAGAATCAAAAAATTAATTTCTGAATTGGCTGCAATTAAAGCGCCGTTAAAAAAGGAGTTATTAGTTTATGCTAGAAAGATTCTTCGTTTTATTGAAGTACCAAACAGCAAAGTTCTTTTATCCAACTGGATTACAAGATTCTTAAACGAAACTCAGGAAAAATTCAGCAGTAATTTACATTCAGAGTCTAATCAAAATGTATTTTCAGTAGAAAAAGTTCTTCCTAAATATGCAGAAAATGCAAAACCAGATTTGGATGGAAGAATGATTCTTCGTGATAACTTTGACGCCATATTTGCAAAATATCCAGAAACTTTAATTTTCGGTGAAGATGTTGGAAACATCGGAGACGTAAATCAAGGTCTTGAAGGAATGCAAGAAAAATACGGAGAACTTCGTGTTGCCGATGTCGGAATTCGTGAAGCGACTATTATTGGTCAGGGAATCGGAATGGCATTGAGAGGTTTACGCCCGATTGCTGAAATTCAGTACTTAGATTATTTATTGTATGCTATTCAGATCATGAGTGACGATTTAGCTACATTACAATATAGAACTGTTGGAAAACAGAAAGCACCGTTAATCATTAGAACGCGTGGACACCGTTTGGAAGGAATCTGGCATTCTGGTTCTCCAATGGGAATGATTATCAATGCAATTCGCGGAATTCACGTTTTAGTTCCAAGAGATATGACACAAGCTGCTGGTTTTTATAACACTTTGTTAGAATGTGACGAGCCTGCTTTAGTTATTGAATGTTTGAACGGATACCGTCTAAAAGAAAAAACGCCTTTGAATTTTGGTGAATTTAAAACACCAATCGGAGTTGTAGAAACTTTAAGAGAAGGTTCTGATATTACTTTAGTTTCTTACGGATCAACTTTAAGATTGGTTATGCAAGCTGCTAATGAATTAGCAGAAAAAGGAATTGATTGCGAAGTTATTGACGTTCAATCTTTACTTCCGTTTGATATTAGCAAAGACATTGTAAAAAGTATTGCCAAAACAAATCGTCTTTTAGTAATTGACGAAGATGTTCCTGGAGGAGCTTCA